Proteins from a single region of Ogataea parapolymorpha DL-1 chromosome IV, whole genome shotgun sequence:
- a CDS encoding putative membrane protein, with protein sequence MVSRGNKFVFVQTLFEKGEEPEKSAGRDSRRTLGRTKRTRVSVACDRCKRRKKRCEGLEPCENCKLADARCSYSRALRTQIRKNREKEDAVDEQVPTEALMVDSGSTCEPQPTSPPNSTKHSPNAEFAHADENEVLAEALQNRILALKKQFSMLQEELAALRPHKARAEKCSSDFYKSIRLLLHDTQDETYAGSTAIVSKVNSIKNWILSKLYREMKDSHSFTKPPPDHAKIMRILDSRASSTVPVAPTEELETMFVQYFNRLMGQRYFFYEPEELEQLFEVHFGGSDSLCPKFTSRAHQDAIASLILGTGCRLVMMSKQMNFLNPKVYFDRAMDLLSSIESALNSLDQIRLIMYISLYLLVSYDHNVKFTMNIWELSGLAIRKITQTGLHRFNIPAVETAKEYETKKRIFWSVYTFEKVLCMTLGRPASISEDEIDVPYPLNIDSLAEIDAKDLYKLQIEQQRLQYQQHDHRITYPQKISRTYYLIQMCRVRELELRIGNLEQSIAVPLAASMIDTAPHIEPQFNARYQKIETELENWRAQLPTESEFLDGLRREIPFEYLTLCYHRSKMFLCLTRIMHSVDTDHKSFHALLVEISEAAGGVCKAYMAITKDPAFGYGMFSLHSVFLVGIILAYSILNLDHELLVTSQMWKFHNYLRHCSVLLSLFAERTKKAASFRILFDRLLEEGIFRTAAGSPEMPATPASFYSQTFESGDLELRNLMDIFSSNTENHWNISDEDEFWEKLDSNRSLHK encoded by the coding sequence ATGGTATCTCGGGGAAACAAGTTTGTATTCGTGCAAACGCTGTTTGAGAAAGGAGAAGAGCCGGAGAAGAGCGCGGGCCGCGATAGCAGACGGACGCTGGGACGGACCAAGCGGACACGGGTGTCTGTGGCCTGCGACCGGTGCAAGAGACGGAAGAAGCGGTGCGAGGGACTAGAACCATGCGAAAACTGCAAACTGGCCGACGCCCGGTGCTCGTACTCACGCGCACTTAGGACGCAAATAAGGAAAAACAGGGAGAAGGAGGACGCAGTTGATGAACAGGTTCCAACAGAGGCTCTCATGGTAGACTCCGGTAGCACATGCGAGCCACAACCCACCTCCCCACCTAACTCAACAAAACACAGCCCGAACGCAGAATTCGCTCACGcggacgagaacgaggtGCTTGCAGAAGCCCTTCAAAACCGGATTCTGGCCCTGAAAAAACAATTTTCTATGTTGCAAGAGGAGCTCGCAGCTTTGCGGCCACACAAGGCGCGCGCCGAGAAGTGCTCGAGCGACTTCTACAAGTCGATTCGACTGCTTTTACATGACACCCAGGACGAGACGTACGCTGGCAGCACAGCCATTGTGTCCAAAGTGAACTCGATCAAGAATTGGATTCTCTCGAAACTATACAGGGAGATGAAAGACTCCCACTCGTTCACCAAACCGCCACCCGACCACGCCAAAATTATGCGCATTCTGGACAGCCGTGCCAGCAGCACGGTGCCGGTAGCCCCCACGGAAGAGCTCGAAACGATGTTTGTGCAGTACTTCAACCGGCTCATGGGCCAGCGGTATTTTTTCTACGAGCcggaggagctggagcagctgtttgaggtGCATTTCGGCGGGTCCGATTCACTTTGTCCCAAATTCACCAGCCGAGCGCACCAGGACGCCATTGCAAGCTTGATTCTCGGCACGGGCTGCCGTCTAGTGATGATGTCGAAACAGATGAATTTCCTCAACCCGAAGGTTTATTTCGACCGTGCCATGGACCTACTCTCCAGCATAGAGTCAGCACTCAACTCTCTAGACCAGATCCGTCTCATCATGTACATCTCCCTGTACTTGCTGGTCTCGTACGATCACAACGTCAAGTTCACAATGAACATCTGGGAGCTGTCGGGGCTAGCGATTCGTAAGATCACCCAGACAGGCCTGCATCGCTTCAACATCCCGGCCGTCGAGACAGCAAAGGAGTACGAAACAAAAAAGCGCATTTTCTGGTCCGTCTACACGTTCGAGAAGGTGCTATGCATGACGCTGGGCCGCCCTGCGTCAATCtccgaggacgagataGATGTGCCGTACCCGCTCAACATCGACTCGCTGGCGGAAATCGACGCCAAGGACCTGTACAAACTGCAGatcgagcagcagcggctgcAATACCAGCAGCACGACCACCGCATCACGTATCCGCAAAAAATCTCCCGCACATACTATCTCATCCAGATGTGCCGCGTCCGTGAGCTTGAGCTGCGCATCGGGAACCTGGAGCAGTCGATCGCCGTGCCGCTCGCAGCGTCGATGATCGACACCGCGCCGCATATAGAGCCGCAATTCAACGCACGCTACCAGAAAATCGAGACAGAGCTCGAGAACTGGCGCGCCCAGCTCCCGACGGAGTCGGAATTCCTCGACGGCCTGCGTCGTGAAATCCCGTTCGAGTACCTGACCCTTTGCTACCACCGGTCGAAAATGTTTCTGTGTCTCACCAGAATCATGCACAGCGTCGACACGGACCACAAGAGCTTCCATGCGCTTTTGGTTGAGATTTCTGAGGCAGCAGGCGGTGTTTGCAAGGCGTACATGGCCATCACAAAGGACCCGGCATTTGGCTACGGCATGTTTAGTTTGCACTCTGTTTTCCTTGTCGGCATTATTCTCGCGTACTCGATTCTCAACCTTGACCACGAGCTGCTTGTCACCTCGCAAATGTGGAAATTCCACAATTATCTGCGCCACTGCTCGGTGCTGCTCTCACTGTTTGCCGAGCGCACAAAAAAGGCCGCCAGCTTCCGCATCCTGTTCGACAGACTGCTCGAGGAAGGCATTTTCCGCACCGCAGCGGGCTCGCCAGAAATGCCGGCCACTCCGGCCAGTTTCTACTCGCAAACGTTCGAGTCGGGCGACCTCGAGCTGCGGAATCTGATGGACATCTTTAGCTCCAACACAGAAAACCACTGGAacatcagcgacgaggacgagttCTGGGAAAAACTAGATTCTAACCGCTCTCTACATAAATAA
- a CDS encoding putative allantoate permease, with protein MNSDKNTVEIVSEDLAHKPHPITSVLSAQSNIFADENQDITLGFIREYEKNGLSSLANVDLNAITRKIDKQMMLIMFLCYTCQFIDKVALNYANIMGLRKDLGLVGNQFSDLATYFFVGFLIFEPIQGFFIQKISPTRVLAVNVMIWGVLCMCSSATSNFAGMITVRVLLGCSEAAIAPCLVLITASWYTRGQAAFRTGIWYCGLGAGQIIGGLISFIFQQISTLAPFKGWKIMFLVIGFGNLLVGFAAYFYLPVNPVECKFLTQDEKYALLIKLSETKIGVQSKKFVKSQVWEALNDITLYLFFIIACTISFSSNTITTFSSVDILSFGFTSKQAALLNMPSGVVSIASTLLSTFFIMKGFPRGLSIMILCVPAVCGGALLSFLPKSNQAGLLVGIYMINTIVAPLAIIYAWVGNCVAGHTKKICFNVAVMFGFGLANILGPQSYRADDYPDYIPAKVSMLATQAATIVIAALINLVYFLRNKRRSKEPKRAMDEDVAAAYLNKTDFENRSFRYLY; from the coding sequence ATGAACTCAGACAAGAACACTGTTGAGATTGTCTCCGAAGACCTGGCTCACAAGCCACACCCAATAACCTCGGTGTTGAGTGCGCAGAGTAACATATTTGCAGATGAGAACCAAGACATCACTCTCGGATTTATAAGGGAGTACGAGAAAAATGGACTTTCGTCGCTGGCTAACGTGGATCTGAATGCCATCACAAGAAAAATTGACAAGCAGATGATGTTGATCATGTTTCTGTGTTACACCTGTCAATTTATCGACAAAGTCGCTTTAAATTACGCCAATATTATGGGTTTGAGAAAAGACCTCGGCCTCGTCGGTAACCAGTTTTCCGACCTTGCAACGTATTTTTTCGTTGGTTTCCTTATTTTTGAGCCAATACAGGGCTTCTTCATCCAGAAAATCTCTCCTACAAGAGTTTTGGCCGTCAACGTCATGATATGGGGTGTGCTTTGCATGTGCAGCAGCGCGACGTCTAATTTTGCTGGTATGATTACCGTGAGAGTTCTTTTGGGCTGCTCGGAAGCCGCCATTGCACCTTGCTTGGTTCTTATCACCGCGTCCTGGTACACCAGGGGTCAGGCAGCTTTCAGAACGGGAATCTGGTACTGTGGTTTGGGAGCTGGTCAAATTATCGGAGGACTTATTTCTTTTATTTTCCAACAGATCTCCACTTTGGCACCGTTCAAAGGGTGGAAAATTATGTTCCTTGTGATCGGTTTCGGCAATCTTCTGGTGGGATTCGCCGCCTACTTCTACCTGCCTGTCAACCCTGTCGAATGCAAATTTTTAACTCAAGACGAAAAATATGCTCTGCTCATAAAACTCAGCGAAACGAAAATTGGTGTGCAGAGCAAGAAGTTTGTGAAATCGCAGGTCTGGGAAGCTCTAAATGACATCACGCTGTACCTGTTCTTCATTATCGCTTGCACCATTTCGTTTTCTTCCAACACTATCACAACGTTTTCTTCGGTTGACATTCTTTCGTTTGGATTCACCTCAAAACAGGCTGCGCTTTTGAACATGCCGTCAGGAGTCGTCTCGATCGCCTCTACGCTCCTCTCAACTTTCTTCATTATGAAAGGATTTCCTAGAGGACTGTCGATCATGATTCTCTGTGTCCCTGCAGTTTGCGGAGGTGCCCTGCTTTCCTTCTTGCCAAAATCCAACCAAGCTGGACTTCTTGTTGGAATATACATGATCAACACCATTGTTGCTCCATTGGCGATCATATATGCGTGGGTTGGTAACTGTGTTGCCGGACATACAAAGAAGATTTGCTTCAATGTTGCCGTCATGTTTGGTTTTGGCCTAGCTAATATTCTAGGACCACAGTCGTACAGAGCAGACGACTATCCGGACTACATTCCGGCAAAAGTCAGCATGCTTGCAACGCAAGCTGCTACCATAGTGATCGCCGCCCTGATCAACCTAGTCTACTTTTTGAGAAACAAGAGAAGAAGTAAAGAGCCGAAAAGAGCCATGGATGAGGATGTCGCAGCCGCTTACCTCAACAAAACCGACTTTGAGAATCGTTCTTTTAGATACTTATATTGA
- a CDS encoding acetylornithine deacetylase, translated as MSELPQLNEKECLDFLSNFIKIHSQSRTPGEIDAVNYMTRAMQDIGLKAESLEFTDQTDGMKRYNSVGVWEGTNKYEGKKLLFNGHVDVNPVTEGWTVDPYEGKVDDNFIYGIGVSNMKSGCCAYYMAVKTLKDAGFQISKDLTLTFVVGELQGGAGTMALLSQKVITKDSADFFINCEPTDVYALVMHAGSAIFKVNVVGDTRHMSKREEATDSILASMDAIHRLTDLKFSKARSATHESVNRCHVGTIRGGLGRNYETWRPPQVADFVTFTGAARYAPGQNEEIVLEDLETELKKTQEKYPKMKYELSLEKRDFMPPFEVDPKAEIVQLLNQCYRKVRGVDQPTGALKPPCFYGSDAGHLYEKLGMEGIVCGPGGKYNTMPDERVDIPDYLDCTRVFMEVIVSACGGYK; from the coding sequence ATGTCTGAGCTACCGCAACTGAACGAAAAGGAGTGTCTGGACTTCCTGTCcaacttcatcaagatcCATTCACAATCCAGGACACCAGGCGAGATTGATGCTGTCAATTATATGACTCGCGCCATGCAAGACATTGGCCTGAAAGCGGAGAGTTTGGAGTTCACTGACCAAACCGACGGCATGAAGAGATACAACTCTGTTGGCGTGTGGGAGGGCACAAACAAGTATGAGGGAAAGAAGCTGCTCTTCAACGGCCATGTGGACGTGAACCCTGTTACTGAGGGCTGGACGGTTGATCCCTATGAGGGCAAGGTGGATGATAACTTTATTTATGGCATTGGTGTCAGCAACATGAAATCCGGCTGTTGTGCCTACTACATGGCAGTCAAGACGCTTAAGGATGCTGGATTTCAAATATCCAAGGACCTGACGCTGACCTTTGTTGTGGGCGAGCTTCAGGGTGGTGCTGGAACCATGGCCTTGCTTTCACAAAAGGTTATTACCAAGGACTCGGCAgacttcttcatcaactgCGAGCCAACCGATGTTTATGCTTTAGTGATGCACGCTGGCTCGGCTATTTTCAAGGTCAACGTTGTGGGGGACACTCGCCACATGTCCAAACGTGAGGAGGCCACAGACTCGATTCTGGCCTCTATGGATGCGATCCACCGGCTAACGGACCTCAAGTTCTCCAAAGCACGTTCCGCCACGCACGAGAGCGTCAACAGATGCCACGTCGGAACTATCAGGGGCGGTCTGGGCAGAAACTACGAGACCTGGCGGCCTCCACAAGTGGCAGACTTTGTTACTTTTACCGGGGCGGCAAGATACGCCCCAGGCCAGAATGAAGAGATAGTGcttgaggatctggagaCTGAGCTAAAGAAGACGCAGGAAAAGTATCCGAAAATGAAGTACGAGCTGAGCCTGGAAAAACGCGACTTTATGCCACCGTTTGAGGTCGACCCCAAGGCCGAGATCGTGCAACTTCTCAACCAGTGCTACAGGAAGGTGCGCGGGGTGGACCAGCCTACAGGCGCGCTCAAGCCACCCTGCTTCTACGGGAGCGATGCAGGCCATCTTTACGAGAAGCTGGGCATGGAGGGGATTGTGTGTGGTCCGGGTGGCAAGTACAACACCATGCCAGACGAAAGGGTTGACATCCCAGATTATCTTGACTGTACTCGTGTCTTTATGGAGGTTATAGTTTCTGCATGCGGCGGatataaataa
- a CDS encoding AB hydrolase superfamily protein, translating into MSGHEAINPIHPSMVGKLDPEFEKMYNEHVANTPNRPIDLPLLRKNYNKIYSYGTAPAPEIKNIENTTFPSFDGEPVALRIYRPNDYSESEKLPVHLDFHGGGAAVGDLDTEAHILKEYVARARIAVVDVDYRLIPEYKFPTGVKDCFEATKYVYEHADELGFDKNSISVGGVSAGGHICLAVDHLCRDIGLKLVLVCAGTPQIADISNVKTAADSPYLSIKECEFAPTLNWARLKWFDDIKWKWLEDLTEEQKQKELAEIGWLKDLMLAPNFKGLTKTLVFTAGLDPLRSEGLEYAKKLMDYGVEVVYKCYEGVPHPFQHMNKNLWQARDFIYRTSLELALAHKTLTF; encoded by the coding sequence ATGAGCGGACACGAGGCAATTAACCCTATCCACCCTTCCATGGTGGGTAAACTCGACCcagagtttgagaagatgTACAATGAGCATGTTGCCAATACCCCTAACCGTCCTATCGATCTTCCTTTGCTGAGAAAGAATTACAATAAAATATATTCCTATGGCACTGCTCCTGCACCGGAAATTAAGAACATTGAAAATACAACGTTTCCAAGCTTTGATGGCGAACCGGTGGCCCTGCGAATTTACCGGCCAAACGACTACTCAGAGTCTGAAAAGTTGCCAGTTCACCTGGATTTCCATGGAGGCGGTGCAGCAGTTGGTGATCTCGACACCGAAGCCCACATTCTGAAAGAGTACGTTGCAAGAGCAAGAATTGCCGTCGTGGATGTTGATTATAGACTAATTCCGGAATACAAGTTTCCTACTGGTGTCAAAGACTGCTTTGAAGCCACCAAATACGTCTATGAGCACGCCGATGAACTTGGGTTCGATAAAAATTCCATTTCTGTCGGAGGAGTTTCCGCTGGCGGCCACATTTGTCTGGCTGTGGATCATCTCTGCCGCGACATTGGGCTCAAGCTGGTGTTGGTTTGTGCCGGTACGCCTCAGATTGCCGATATCTCTAACGTCAAAACCGCAGCAGACTCTCCATACCTTTCGATCAAGGAGTGCGAGTTTGCCCCTACATTGAACTGGGCACGTTTGAAGTGGTTTGACGACATCAAGTGGAAATGGCTCGAGGATCTGAccgaggagcagaaacagaaggaACTGGCGGAAATCGGATGGCTCAAAGATCTGATGCTGGCTCCGAATTTCAAGGGATTGACCAAAACTCTCGTTTTCACTGCTGGATTGGACCCTTTGAGGAGTGAAGGCCTCGAGTACGCCAAGAAGCTCATGGACTACGGTGTGGAGGTTGTGTACAAATGCTACGAAGGTGTGCCACATCCATTCCAGCATATGAATAAGAACCTCTGGCAGGCACGGGACTTTATCTACAGAACGTCTCTAGAGCTGGCTTTGGCACACAAAACTTTGACTTTTTAG
- a CDS encoding Aromatic-ring hydroxylase produces MSWDRLPILISGAGIAGLLTAQALKQLGIPYIIFDRDESVSSRGQGWGITLHWALNDFLSLLPQEIQKKVYECQVLENFHLNDSGNFVYINAESAKSLVHIPPSKRLRVRREQIRKTLLEGIDVNWSCKTVEVRTTDTEVTVICENGRTFTGKLLIGAEGSNSITRRFTNPDNYQLYDLPVRFLGSTVELTQQEYDQVSKHFDSLLFQGTIPSNNTFFWFSLLSSPAYNRSNFYQCQVNFSWNCADKAAEKFDTVEDKIAVIKKVSSGLNENLMFLREKMVAASDRFMEIRLSDWPYADFDDKQGKIILVGDACHAMVMYRGEAGNHAIADVKLLIDLLEKCQKQEISWQEMIHAYKDDVKARAGPAVLLSRQACLDAHNWEKLKDFEVNKSPLLALRKK; encoded by the coding sequence atgTCTTGGGATCGACTGCCAATTCTCATTtcaggagctggaattgCTGGCTTGCTCACAGCGCAAgctctcaaacagctgggGATTCCTTATATCATCTTTGATAGGGATGAATCGGTTTCGTCTCGTGGCCAAGGATGGGGTATTACTCTGCATTGGGCTTTGAATGACTTCCTTTCACTTTTGCCGCAAGAGATACAAAAGAAGGTCTACGAATGccaggtgctggaaaacttTCATTTGAATGACAGCGGAAACTTTGTGTATATCAACGCAGAAAGTGCAAAATCGCTGGTTCACATTCCTCCATCCAAAAGACTGCGAGTCAGAAGAGAACAGATCAGAAAGACCCTGCTAGAGGGAATTGACGTTAATTGGAGTTGCAAAACGGTAGAGGTCAGGACTACAGACACCGAAGTGACAGTTATATGTGAGAATGGCAGAACGTTCACCGGTAAACTCCTGattggagcagaaggaAGCAACTCTATCACTAGACGGTTCACCAATCCAGATAATTACCAGCTATATGACCTTCCAGTCAGATTCTTGGGATCTACTGTTGAGCTTACCCAACAAGAGTACGATCAGGTGTCAAAGCACTTTGACAGTTTGCTATTTCAAGGAACAATACCATCCAACAACACATTCTTCTGGTTTTCTCTGCTTTCTTCGCCAGCCTACAACAGATCCAATTTCTACCAGTGTCAGGTGAACTTTTCTTGGAATTGTGCTGACAAGGCTGCCGAGAAGTTTGACACTGTCGAAGATAAGATCGCCGTTATCAAAAAAGTGTCTTCGGGCTTGAACGAGAATCTTATGTTTCTACGAGAaaaaatggtggcagccTCCGATCGATTCATGGAGATACGGCTTTCTGACTGGCCATATGCCGACTTTGACGACAAGCAGGGCAAAATCATTTTGGTTGGAGATGCGTGCCATGCCATGGTCATGTACAGGGGAGAGGCTGGAAATCATGCCATTGCAGACGTGAAGCTTCTCAtcgatctgctggaaaaatgTCAGAAACAGGAGATCTCGTGGCAAGAGATGATCCATGCGTACAAGGATGACGTCAAAGCGCGTGCTGGTCCCGCTGTGCTGCTATCTCGCCAGGCCTGTTTGGATGCACACAATTGGGAAAAGCTTAAGGATTTCGAGGTGAATAAAAGCCCGCTACTGGCActcagaaaaaaataa
- a CDS encoding L-pipecolate oxidase codes for MSSVLIVGCGVFGLSAARELALKGYYVRAIDVYEPPSPWSAANDFNKIIRAEYTDMIYSKMAVEAINLWKTDPDLQGLYNECGRVLVTPKEHAGRKKFEEQGIQNLRALGEGQRVEYLRGSKSLAEKHPQFLHNRLGDEQEFKFNPESGLGHASNSLKALYSRCLELGVEFTFGAEGYFSGLQEQHGKTYVKTAAGTLYTADQILICCGANTGTAVDLNGQQSATSLYVAHIQLTPEEYAKYKDIPIIFDSDMGYFFPPDPKTRIIKVALPGAGASHLVANPHDKDKKLSLPRYKNENPRDTMPKHCYGELKALLNKYCPELAYHEPFNAKACWVGDTGDSHFIIDRVPGHNNTFVATGDSGHGYKFLPNIGKYIVARMENTLEPEYAESWKWRTGTAFDPLAMDWRVAKEFPDFGDIDWWEEPKMKL; via the coding sequence ATGTCAAGCGTGCTAATTGTAGGATGCGGTGTGTTTGGGCTCTCCGCTGCAAGAGAGCTGGCCTTGAAGGGATATTATGTGCGGGCAATTGATGTCTACGAGCCGCCCTCGCCCTGGTCTGCTGCCAATGATTTCAATAAAATCATCAGGGCAGAGTACACCGACATGATTTACTCCAAGATGGCCGTGGAGGCAATTAATTTGTGGAAAACTGACCCAGACCTTCAGGGACTATACAACGAGTGTGGCCGTGTACTGGTTACTCCCAAGGAGCACGCTGGGCggaagaagtttgaggagcAGGGTATCCAGAATCTGCGTGCGCTGGGCGAGGGACAGCGGGTGGAGTATTTGAGAGGAAGTAAATCTCTAGCCGAGAAACACCCGCAATTTCTGCACAACCGACTGGGCGACGAGCAAGagttcaagttcaaccCGGAGTCCGGGCTAGGCCACGCCAGCAATTCGCTCAAGGCCCTATATAGCCGGTGTCTGGAGCTGGGCGTGGAGTTCACGTTTGGAGCGGAGGGCTATTTTTCTGGGCTTCAAGAGCAGCACGGCAAGACGTATGTGAAAACAGCTGCCGGAACGTTGTACACGGCCGACCAGATTTTGATCTGCTGCGGAGCCAACACCGGCACGGCCGTCGACCTGAACGGACAGCAGTCGGCCACCAGTCTGTACGTTGCGCACATCCAGCTGACGCCCGAGGAATATGCCAAATACAAGGACATTCCGATCATTTTCGACTCCGACATGGGCTACTTCTTCCCCCCAGACCCAAAGACACGGATCATCAAGGTGGCGCTGCCAGGAGCCGGGGCGTCGCATCTGGTGGCCAATCCGCacgacaaggacaagaaactGTCTCTACCGCGGTACAAGAACGAAAATCCGCGAGACACGATGCCAAAACACTGCTACGGCGAGCTCAAGgcgctgctcaacaagtaTTGTCCGGAGCTGGCATACCACGAGCCGTTCAATGCAAAGGCGTGCTGGGTGGGGGACACGGGGGACTCGCACTTTATTATTGACCGCGTGCCGGGTCATAATAATACGTTCGTTGCTACAGGCGACTCGGGCCACGGGTACAAGTTTTTGCCGAACATCGGGAAGTATATTGTTGCGCGGATGGAGAACACGTTGGAGCCAGAGTATGCggagagctggaaatggCGCACTGGGACGGCGTTCGACCCGCTCGCGATGGACTGGCGTGTTGCGAAGGAGTTTCCGGACTTTGGAGATATTGACTGGTGGGAGGAGCCAAAGATGAAGTTATAG
- a CDS encoding Salicylate hydroxylase (Salicylate 1-monooxygenase) — MPERKQNLNVGVIGGGIAGLTAAISLRKFGHEVTIYERYHYAGEVGASLSCASNGGRLLRELGVPLLETKPVILKKLIKRQFDNGEITGVYDLGDYEESFGVPYYNLHRIDIHDLLLKCALDENGEGIPCKLLVDHKALNVDAESGKITFENGHEATHDLIVAADGIRSLTREQIGNPPDFKPSTSCCFRCLFDTKEVVAKGLTDFSKNEAIEYWWRGTPGSSGIDKIVMSPCKGGEVVSCYCFYPAVKNDLRMGGWNDEASVEELCGTFPDLDSKVLDLFKIAYDIKQWRLYVHQPYEHWQKGKVVMMGDAIHPMMPDQSLGAVTAIEDAFAIGYIFSDRFKFSVPDGLKLYEKVRKPRATRIQAASLRARENLNERIGWSSKDNDRPDKLTITEICGYDIKADIEEQAKQMGIL, encoded by the coding sequence ATGCCTGAAAGAAAACAGAACTTGAACGTTGGAGTCATTGGTGGCGGAATCGCTGGTCTCACAGCGGCCATCAGCCTTCGCAAATTTGGCCACGAGGTGACAATATATGAGAGATATCACTATGCAGGGGAAGTTGGTGCAAGTTTATCCTGTGCTTCCAACGGAGGAAGGCTGCTTAGGGAGCTTGGGGTGCCTTTGCTGGAGACCAAACCGgtgattttgaagaagttgatAAAACGTCAGTTTGATAACGGTGAGATCACTGGGGTCTATGACCTCGGCGACTACGAAGAGTCTTTTGGAGTGCCTTACTACAATCTTCATAGAATCGACATCCACGACTTGCTTCTCAAGTGTGCCTTGGATGAAAATGGAGAGGGAATTCCTTGCAAGCTTCTAGTTGATCACAAAGCGCTGAACGTTGACGCAGAATCTGGAAAGATAACTTTCGAGAACGGTCACGAGGCGACGCACGATCTGATTGTTGCTGCTGACGGAATCCGATCACTCACTCGTGAACAGATTGGTAACCCGCCAGATTTCAAACCCTCGACCTCCTGTTGCTTTAGATGCTTGTTTGACACAAAGGAGGTGGTGGCCAAGGGTCTCACCGATTTTTCTAAAAACGAGGCTATTGAATATTGGTGGAGAGGGACTCCAGGATCTTCTGGAATTGACAAAATCGTCATGTCTCCCTGTAAAGGCGGCGAAGTGGTTTCCTGCTACTGTTTCTATCCAGCAGTGAAAAACGACCTTCGTATGGGTGGCTGGAATGACGAAGCTtctgttgaagagctgTGTGGCACATTTCCTGATCTGGACTCAAAAGTGCTGGATCTATTCAAAATTGCTTACGATATCAAGCAATGGAGACTGTATGTTCATCAGCCTTATGAACACTGGCAAAAGGGCAAGGTTGTGATGATGGGAGATGCAATTCACCCAATGATGCCCGACCAGTCTCTTGGTGCCGTCACGGCCATTGAAGATGCTTTTGCTATTGGCTACATCTTTAGCGACCGTTTCAAGTTTTCGGTGCCAGACGGTCTCAAGTTGTATGAAAAAGTTCGCAAACCTCGTGCTACCAGGATCCAGGCCGCTTCTTTGAGAGCGCGGGAAAATTTGAACGAGCGTATTGGGTGGTCCAGCAAGGATAATGACCGGCCTGACAAGCTGACCATTACTGAGATTTGCGGCTACGATATCAAAGCCGATATCGAAGAGCAAGCAAAACAAATGGGAATTTTATAG